One Fusarium musae strain F31 chromosome 6, whole genome shotgun sequence DNA segment encodes these proteins:
- a CDS encoding hypothetical protein (EggNog:ENOG41) has protein sequence MKFIPALLLLPSYSVLSLQGVLQRPDPQLVHITFHGGLASYSMAFHADGRTRKTDHNLSVDIIDNSDYNALEQCFFAIKSQAKLTPKVSPKDGSQHILVNPSRVITAVNCTGSCVPTRVL, from the exons ATGAAGTTTATTCCGGCACTACTCTTACTTCCCTCGTATAgtgttctttctcttcagGGTGTCCTTCAACGACCAGACCCTCAGCTTGTTCACATTACCTTCCATGGCGGCTTGGCTTCTTACTCTATGGCTTTCCATGCTGATGGCCGTACTCGCAAGACTG atcaTAATCTCAGCGTCGATATCATCGACAACTCAGACTACAACGCTCTTGAACAGTGCTTCTTCGCCATCAAGAGCCAAGCGAAGTTGACCCCCAAAGTCAGTCCAAAGGATGGCTCCCAGcacatcctcgtcaaccCCTCTCGAGTGATCACCGCTGTCAATTGCACCGGCAGTTGTGTTCCTAC GCGAGTGCTATGA